The DNA region GGCATTACTCATTCATTTGTGCTATTTGTCTAAAGGATGTAATAGAAAACGTTATTGATTTTCTGAAACTGACTAGTTTGTGACACGAATTTCTCAAAAGAGCTTTTAAGAAAATGCTCAATCTTACCTATATAAGAGGCCAATATATTTCAACCATTTTGTCATTAATATTAATTACAGACTTGGGACTTCCAGACAGAGCTACGAAAGTACTGACTCGGAAAGAGAGATGCAAACAGAGATCATTTTATTTTCTGGCCAGGTaaacataaaaagaaacaaataccATTTTTCTGTAGTAATTGGGAAGCAACCTAAAACCATGATCCTATACCATAAGCTCTGAACCAACACACCTCGCCGTTTCAAGTTTGAATCTGAAACATTTTCCCGACTCCATGACCTCCATCACTCCACGCCAGCTTAGTTGGGTTTCCACTATCATTCGTTGCAAAAGATAGTGTCTGCAGTTGATCAAGTGTAAAAGACTTCAGTACGAAACTGTCAATGATTCAATGATAGGAATACCATCTATGCATGTGATTTATAATACAAGAAAAACAGACTACCAAGATGCCAAAAGGGATATGAGACAAACCTGTCTTGCTCTTTTGTCAAGAGGTGTCCACGCAGTAAGGGGAGGAGCTgagttattttcatttttgggTGACCTTGAAGATTGTAAAGGTCGCTTCTGCCTCTTTCCTTCTGGTAATTTTCTTGGAGTGTTGCCACCTTGGTACTTGTAAAAATCAAGAATAGACTGACTTCTTCTCTTGGTAACCTTCGATACATTCCCTGGATAACCCAAATTAGGGCCGGTTAAGTCACCAGGAAGGGACTGCTGACGCAACCTGCTCTTTTCCTTGATTCTGTTCAGAAACTCTATTGTCCAGGGAGTATTTTGCTGTGAACTGCCTGAGCGAAGAGCTTTTGAGAGTGGTGTTCCACCATAATGTGATATATCATTCTGGTAGATATGTAGCCCTTGCTTTCGTCCATAAGGTGATATATCATTCTCGTGAAAATGTATCCCTTGGGATTTTCCCCCAGAACTCTTCATGAAAGTCTCCTCTGAGGGCATGTTACGGTTTGTTAAGTGGAAAACATCATGTTCGAGATCTGTATCTGAGTAATTGTTGCTCCAACTTGCGAAATTTTTCTCAGGCCTTCTGCAGAACACCAAACAGTTGGAGTTGAGTTGATTTCAGCAGCTGTTGGGAAAGTAAGGCGACTGCTCGAAGCAAATGACAATTTTCTTGCAGCTTTAGACCTCCTTGTGGAATCCATTTCCAACTCAGGCATCTGAGATGAGAAGTTCATGGAGTTGCCAATAAAAGAAAAGTCCTCATCTAATACAAGACTGTCTGTTAGGTCAATAACTTCCCCTTTTAGGTCCTCATGCAGAACTTCAGTGTTCTTCTTGTTATAGCAATCAAAATTCTTCATGATAGGCATATCTGATCCCCGTTTCTGACCTGACAGCTTATCCTTCAACGATGAACAGGACCTTTTTATCTCGTTTAATACCTGAGGCCCTTTGGAGATTTGAGAATCATATGGCTTGAAAACCTTAGAAGGATACATCATCATATCCATATCCAAACCCtcttgatcaaacaaatcattctGAGAGAACCTAGACTTTCGGAACTCTATCAATTATTTTGGGGCTTTTTGACATACATGAATCAGTTAGCTTGGAAGCTGTTGAAGGATGCAAGATGCGGGTACTGAATTGGTTGAACGGCTCCAGGTGCAAGAATTCATTCGTTGGTAACTCATATTTGTCAGGACTACCATTGTATTTTCGCTTCTTTCTTTCCGAAACAATATTCAAATTATATCTTCCTGAGTCCGGACTTGAAGACACTGAAGAGGAGCAGTCTGTCATAATTGATTTAGAATCTGCCGGTTCACCATATTTGCATAAAGCACTAAATAGTGTGATACTTTCATCAGGAACGTGATATTTTTGGAGTACACTCATCCTGGTTTCATGGGACGATTCAAGAAACTCTTTGAGCAAGCCTCCTGAAGACAGTATTGCATGAGCTGTCAAAGCATTTACTGAAGGAAGTTTGGTAAGGAATGATTCTGCAAGACTTTCCAACTCAGGCATTCGAGGATACATAAACCTTGTCAACTTCGGGGCATGTCCCATGCAGCTCAGTACAATTTCATCAGTCAACTCAGATGAATACGAGTTGAAAAGCTGCAAATCAATTCCCAGGCACGCTGCTGCTGCATAAAGTCCATCTGAGGACTCCATTATAGTGGAGAGGAAGCTGTTTTCTCCTCAAAGACCTGTTGGAAGAGAAATACAAGAATAAGAAGAATTTCTATCAGTTCAATGTAgaaaaagcaaacaaaaaaagtaaaaactacGAATATAGTTTTGTTAACTACCATAAAGCAGCCACTGAAAGTGAAACTCAGCAACGTCAAAACATTTGTGGCAATGTTCTCAATGCACAGAGGTAAGTATGAAGAAGCTTCATCAAGAGTGGTTGCTTTCTGTCCAATGTTTTTGCAGTCATACCACACTAAACAAATTGCAGAACTGATGAGGTAAATCTGAATCATGTTCTACTAATTGTACCCCTTCTTTCTCCATTGcaagaattttttttgtagGTACTTCTTCTAGACACTATCACTTCCTTATCAAGATTTTGAGTGTTTACAACAATGACAATCTCAGGGAAAGAAGCCATGCTGTGCTGAAAAAGCTCAGCTTCCATTGCAGATGGCATAGAAAGATTAGGTAGGGGCATACTGCtagcttcttcttcatctgcACCTTCTTTAtatgtcatatcattcttttcATGACCAGGAAAAATGTCCAAGAGTTCCTCTGATTGCTGATCATTCATGTTCACAACTGGAGGAGATATAGAATAAGACTGCTCTCCCTGGGCATACACCTGGTGTTAGCATATTTGAATAGAGAGGTAAGTGAGTTGGAATTAATTAGCTATCCataaatgaaacaaataaataatgagATTAATGAGGGACGGataaattcaaataattaatgattaaACCTTTGGAAATGTAGCATTAGCAACTGTGGTAACTGCACAATTACTGTTTCCACCTGTAGAGGCCTTCTGGGGATTCAAGAAAAAGTCGATATCATTGAATCGTGACATAGACTTGAAAAGTGAGGAAGCCCTCTCAGCACCTCTTTTATCAATCTGctctccattttttttctgtGCAAAAGTGCTGCCTGACAATTCGGCTGAAGTATCTCCAAGATGACCAGCAAGCATAGGAATACCATCAGAGGGCAACTCCTGtaattctttgttttcttctgtAGTAAACTCCTCTACAGCATCATCGGAGAAAGCAAAATCATACACCTGCATTCCATCATTATAGGAGTCCCAATCAAAACAGTGCTCAGTGAATTTGTATCCTCCAAGATTTTCTGATGGGAGAAAGAAATTTGACAATTACATTTATCTTTCTCGAGAAAATGCCAATCCAAGTAAATCCTATCTGATGCAGATAGGGGCAGCAGCGGTAAGTTAGTGTTTCCTCCATAACAACATATGATGAACATATCTTTTCATGATCAGAGAGAACAGGCACGGGCAATGATTTGAATGTGTCATCGACCAGGGCTAGCTCATGACTAACAATCAAAGTATTGAAGTTTATGTCTCCACTAAACATCCAGTCACAGGTTTCTGGTTCATTTGCTGTTTGTGTACTAATGAGGACTTCAAAATGGTGAGATGAGTCCAAATCAAGAATCTGAGATTCTTCAAAAACAACCGGGCTTAGAGATTGGAAAGAAGCAACTGTGGACGCCCCTTGATATGTGACGTCTCCCTGAATCTGTGGCATTTCCACCATACTTAATAAATCCATTTCAGGAGTAATGTCAAGGGACCCGAGATCAGATAGAAGATCTAAAAGATATTATGATATCCCGTATTCCTTTGTACCCAAGAGCTCCTCGCCATTCAGCTTATCTTTTTTATCCCATTGCTGGGGCTCAATATTTTCATATACAGAAGAAAGTTCACCCCCTACAGACAAACCCATGAAAGTTGGCAGAGTTATCTCATTTGGTTCTAATACAGGGAAATTCTGATAGAAGTGCATTTGGTCCTTGTAAGAACAATCATCTTCAAACATATAAGCCTTTTGATCCGTGGAATACTCTGAATGAAAGTCTTCAACTGTATGAACTGACTCATGAACTTCCCAAAGGATACTTCACTGTAAGATTGAGCATTTCCTGAAAGAACACATTACCACATAACAGCCCTTACACAAAATTTAATATCAGTGACTTGTTAACTATCAAGCTGACTGAGGAGAAtggaaaaaacaacaaaatttgcaCCGTAAACTTGATATGTTACATGAATCCCAAAATGAAACTTAGTCAACCCAACTCCTTCCATAACTATAATTATTCCAAGATCCACCCCTTCCCCATCAAATGTCTATCCAAAGAATGACATAAGTTAAAAACCTTGGAATCGCTTTATCTAAtatgataatcaacaaaaaagaaactACGGTTATACTTATTACAATGTCAATATTAAAATTTACTAACACGTACAAGAAGGACAAGTCACTGGGAGGTTGGGACGTGCCAGTGTTATTTGTCATGCGTCAACTAATTAGAAAGAGTGAAGCAAATTATAACTGAATCATAAATTTATGAGAAACATACTAAATTATTCTCAGTTTCTGGAACTTCTTCTGAAAGAAACGGGAGCTCCTCTTTCTCATAAATGTAAGCATTTTCCTGCACATACGAGACAAGATATTACGGATGCAGAACCAAATTGTCCATTAGCAACTGGTTAGTAGACATTCAGTTTACCAAGAATACATCCAACTCTGGTGTTTCTAATCGGAGCACTTCCAATGGGTGTGCATCTTTCTCTGCATCTCTTCTGCCATTATCCTTCTACAGTAACATAAGCTTGACTTCTCAGACAAGCACAAACATGATAAAAAGTTGTTAAATATGAGAATTCCATTGGCATACTTTTCGGAATGCAGTCTCCAGAGTCTCGGAGCCAAAAGTTATCTGATCCTCCAACCCCTTTTCGTTTTTGAGGTCCTCGGCTTTCGTCTGCAGGTCATAGCAAACAAACACGTTATATAAAAACGGTATACGAATACCACTAATTACCCGAACTACTTTAGCATATAAGTTCAGTTTCAGAATTCGTAAACTTCTATCAACTTTGACATCAAAGCAAGAGCTGCCCTATGCGGTTAACTAAAGGAGTAATTATAAGCTTCATACAATTCtggatttattttttgttctgaTACATAATACGATAGCAGCCAAACAAAACCTATGATTAGATTGAATAATCAAACTCCGTaatctatttttctttcaaCAATAACAAACGCAATAATCcgataattcaaattttaatccaAATTAAGTTCAATGATCAACTGCATTACGAATAATCAACAAATTCCTAATCTGATTCAGCACATTACCTCCGAAAACCGCAGCTCACGGCTGCCGGAATCGAAACTTCTAGAACTCGGAGACGGATCGCCGGCGTCGAAGTCCGCGACATCGAGAACGATATTCTGAGGAAGAACATCGGAGAAGAACTTGGT from Malus domestica chromosome 01, GDT2T_hap1 includes:
- the LOC139187591 gene encoding protein SHORTAGE IN CHIASMATA 1-like isoform X1 produces the protein MRTRYLNIDYFIATPIQALESLTFLHLPILPLPPSNLSTAFDGLHHLRFHSELEVSLQIEQFPIAAALTKFFSDVLPQNIVLDVADFDAGDPSPSSRSFDSGSRELRFSETKAEDLKNEKGLEDQITFGSETLETAFRKKDNGRRDAEKDAHPLEVLRLETPELDVFLENAYIYEKEELPFLSEEVPETENNLEMLNLTVKYPLGSS
- the LOC139187591 gene encoding protein SHORTAGE IN CHIASMATA 1-like isoform X2, producing the protein MRTRYLNIDYFIATPIQALESLTFLHLPILPLPPSNLSTAFDGLHHLRFHSELEVSLQIEQFPIAAALTKFFSDVLPQNIVLDVADFDAGDPSPSSRSFDSGSRELRFSETKAEDLKNEKGLEDQITFGSETLETAFRKENAYIYEKEELPFLSEEVPETENNLVCFS